A region of the Chryseobacterium cucumeris genome:
TGCATTAAACGACGGAATCACATAATTAAGGAGATCCTGAGCAGTCATTTGGGGAGAACTTCTCTGGATTTTGTCAATATTAATTACATCTACAGGAACCGGTGTCTCCAGCTTTGTTCTTTTGACATTACGGTTTCCGACGATGATAATATCTTCGATCTGTTTTCCTTTTTCCTCACTTTCCTGAGCAGCTACCAGAATTGCTCCAAGCAATAGTACAGCTGTGCTTAATTTTTTCATTTTTGTTCTTGCCAATTAATACTACCAATCTGACGGATCTTTCCGCAGATACACAAGACTTCAAGAAATGGAATTCATATAGAGTATTGACTTCAATTATCTCTCCCAAAGGGTTGGAATTAGCACCTTTACACGCTGGAATTGTGCAGGTTGCTAAGGTTTCACCGGGCCAAATCCCTCCACCTTTCTTGATAAATCTACTGCAAAAGTAGACTATTTTTCTGAACTTACAAAAAAAGCAAATCTGCTGATCTGCAAATTTGCCTTTTATTTTGTATGGAACTTGTTTAAACTTTTTATTTTTGAACCATTAAGATTTAATAAGAGTTTAAGAGGATTAAGAGAAACTTAAAAATCAGAATGATTAACCTTAACTATACTTTATTTCTTAAACCTTCTTAATGGTTTTTAAGATATTAAATATTTTTTATAAGTCTAGACAACTAAATCTTTTGTTTTATTTAATAATCATCTTTTGAATGGCTATTCCTGTATCTGATTTCAACTGCACAAGATACGTGCCTGCCGGATAATCAACCTTCAAATTATAAGTTCCGCTCTCTTTATCGAGTTTGAAAGTATCCAGTTTTTTACCGGTCATATCAAAAATTGAAATTTCCCCATTTTTTGCTTTATTGAAAACCAGTTTAGCGATTCCATTTCGGACAGGATTATCTGCAATCTGAAGAGATAATTTGTTGGCGGCATTGACATCTGCTGTTGACAAAGCACCAGCGTAATTACCAAAGATTCTAAATTCTCCCGATTGTAAAGTGATTGGAGCTGTTGTGGAAGCTACATTTGAAATACTGTTGTCCATCAGATTCTGCCATTGACCTGTGTAAGGGAAATAAGGCACTACATTCTGTGCGGAAGTCGTGTAATTGGCCAATACGACAACATTCTTTATTCCTGTTGTAATAGAGGCATCATATACATAAATTCTTGTGATCAGACCATTGGGGTCGTTCGTAAGATTGTTGGATTCTATACTATAGGTTTTCGATTTAAAGACCTGATGACTGTTTCTGATGTTGATGATTTTAGCCCATGTATCGTAGACCGCCTTTCTATTCAGATCAGTATCATATCCGAGCGTAAATGCAACAGGTTTCTCATCGGTTCTGCATCCGCTGTCTATCGTACCGTTTGCACATCTGTTGATGCTGAATTCATATCCTAATTCTCCAAACTGCCAGATCATTTTCGGACCAGGGATAGTAAAGAACGTGGCCCCGAATGTTTTCATTCTTTCAAGAGCGGTATTCAGGTTTTTTACATCATAGCTTCCGTTCGCTGCACCGTATGCGAGGTTTTTAAACATCAGTCTTTCTTCATCGTGGCTTTCTCCATAGCCTACGGCACTCATATTGGTAAATCCGTGAAGACTGTGGTTCATTCGGTCGTAATTGCTGTTTTCCTTATATCCCATCGTATTCTGATTGTAAGGATCTGTCTGTTTATTCCAAAGCATAACGCCTTTTCCTTCTGCTATTCTGTAATTCGCCCATTGCTGTTCTTCTGCATCAGTTCCAAGGTGTTCGAAGATCATATAAGAATTGGGATCAATGGCCCATTGTTTATCAGCATAATTTTTCATGATATCCACTCTGTCCTGCTGGTAGGCATTGGTACAGGCCTCATCATTTTCAGAACAGCTTTGCGTAAATCCTTTGGTTAAATCCCAACGGAATCCGTCTATGTGATATTCAGTCAGCCATTGCTCAAGACATCTTTCAACATAATATTGCGTTGAAAGGCTGGTATGGTTAAAATCGTTAAATACATTGTATGAATGTTTCGGAACCTGATTAAAGTAAGGGTTGTTGGCTGCAACATTTCCATAGCCATCACCATCCGGATCAATATTCCAGAGTCTTACCAGAGGTGAACGTCCTGTTGCGTGATTAAATGCGACATCCAGAATGACTGCAATTCCGTTCTGGTGGCATACATCTACAAATTCTTTGAATTTTTCGGGAGTACCGTAGGCTTTGTCCAATGCATAATGAAAAGAAGTATTATATCCCCAGGAAAGATTTCCGTCAAATTCCATGATGGGAAGCAGTTCTATAGCATTGATTT
Encoded here:
- a CDS encoding alpha-amylase family glycosyl hydrolase — encoded protein: MKKFYSVVFLLITMAVFGQINYTISPDPFNETDAITLTVPGDQIDESAWGVSNNAIYIWTWSFDTNYQNSQDCPTNGSWNNSNDLNKLNYNAATDSYSLTFTPTSFYGRTGIGRFGFLLKDKTGLHQTSPDIFVNVGTLNLTLTNPLANSLTSVPVGNSITITATASTNATFQLKANGTVVNSTTTPSQSYSYSYTVTQDANMELVATQGTNSKTAAFIVQVPRNVVSQAIPNWIRQGINYHPTDPTKVGLALYAPGKSFVHVIGSFNNWTVNDTYLMKKDTTNPDLYWIELNGITPQQLYTFQYRTNDLRKVADPYSPQILSSYDDPWISASTYPNLPAFPAGQGFEVSTFKTGQTAYNWQVTNFQRPAKQDLIVYELLLRDFTQEKNWQSLINKISYLKNLKINAIELLPIMEFDGNLSWGYNTSFHYALDKAYGTPEKFKEFVDVCHQNGIAVILDVAFNHATGRSPLVRLWNIDPDGDGYGNVAANNPYFNQVPKHSYNVFNDFNHTSLSTQYYVERCLEQWLTEYHIDGFRWDLTKGFTQSCSENDEACTNAYQQDRVDIMKNYADKQWAIDPNSYMIFEHLGTDAEEQQWANYRIAEGKGVMLWNKQTDPYNQNTMGYKENSNYDRMNHSLHGFTNMSAVGYGESHDEERLMFKNLAYGAANGSYDVKNLNTALERMKTFGATFFTIPGPKMIWQFGELGYEFSINRCANGTIDSGCRTDEKPVAFTLGYDTDLNRKAVYDTWAKIINIRNSHQVFKSKTYSIESNNLTNDPNGLITRIYVYDASITTGIKNVVVLANYTTSAQNVVPYFPYTGQWQNLMDNSISNVASTTAPITLQSGEFRIFGNYAGALSTADVNAANKLSLQIADNPVRNGIAKLVFNKAKNGEISIFDMTGKKLDTFKLDKESGTYNLKVDYPAGTYLVQLKSDTGIAIQKMIIK